A window of bacterium genomic DNA:
GGGCGCACGCGCGCGGAAGAGTTGCGGACGGGCGTGCACGATCTGGTGGCGATCGCGCGCGCCCGCTACCGGGCGCACCGGGCGGCGGGCGGGGAGGCAGGAGCGTGAAGATCCAGTACGGCAAGGCGTCGGTCCGGTTCTACCGCACCGACGCCGACGGCCTGTTCGCCGGCGACATCGCGCTCGACATCTCGGGAGACCGGCTCCGCGACGCCTGGACCACGGGGGACAACACGGCGATCGTCGCGACCGACTCAATGAAGAACTTCATTCACGCCGCCGCGCTCGAGTATCGCGGGGGCGACATCGAAGGGTTCAGCGCGTTCGTGGCGCGTCGCTTTCTCGCCACCTATCCGCATGTCGGACACGTCCGCGTGCGCGGGCGGGAGCTGCCGTTCGCCGCCGAGGGACCGATCTCGTACAGCCCGCGATTCGAGGACTACGGGGTCGCGGAATTCGAGATCGATGCCGGCGGGCTGGTGGGGCACCGGTGCGGCCGCGAGTCCCTCAAGCTCGTCAAGCTGAC
This region includes:
- the pucL gene encoding urate oxidase; the protein is MKIQYGKASVRFYRTDADGLFAGDIALDISGDRLRDAWTTGDNTAIVATDSMKNFIHAAALEYRGGDIEGFSAFVARRFLATYPHVGHVRVRGRELPFAAEGPISYSPRFEDYGVAEFEIDAGGLVGHRCGRESLKLVKLTGSSFAGFIRDAYTTLPEAHDRPLFIYLDAHWRHREFDARVPSLEVRAVIVETFDAFVSESIQQLVHEIGRRLLERFPSITEVAFEAENRLWDSVASADGGRRVVHTDPRPAYGTIGLVLGR